The Solanum lycopersicum chromosome 6, SLM_r2.1 genome has a window encoding:
- the LOC101252992 gene encoding MLO-like protein 3 yields the protein MAGGGGGGSPTLLNTPTWALATVCFIFIFFGIFIEHLIHLLSHCLKKHRKTALFEAVEKLKSVLMQLGFLSLLLAVIQRPISKICIPNRITNSMLPCNRVLLDSTKTIKERELASVQNSQDHCASRGMTSFMSQIGINQLNNFIFVLAVMQIVYSVVTMALGRAKMKQWKKWEDETKTIEYMAANDPNRFRFTRETTFGRRHINKFTNMIPQLWIKCFLRQFFHSVAKTDYLTLRHGFITAHLSSTNVLNFQKYIERSLEDDFKVVVGISPFMWLIVVIFLLVDVHGWNIYLWVSFLPLITVLVIGTKLETIVAQMALQLENQESVVIGSPLVQPNDSLFWFNQPQFVLTLLHYTLFINAFELAFFVWVTWQFGISSCYHEHVEIIVVRVVLALMVQVLCSYITLPLYALVTQMGSHFKSALLEEHITQAIKHWHTEVKRKKKNKLQELESPHYSVATTKITSPEIKLSDSTHEIQEISEESPKVNIVHPNESQIGVD from the exons ATGGctggaggaggaggaggagggtCTCCAACTCTTTTAAACACTCCAACTTGGGCTCTGGCTACTGTATGCttcatctttattttctttggCATTTTCATTGAACACTTGATCCATCTTCTTTCTCAT TGCCTCAAAAAGCATAGGAAGACCGCTTTGTTTGAAGCTGTGGAGAAACTCAAATCAG TGTTAATGCAACTAGGATTTTTATCTCTATTATTGGCAGTAATACAAAGGCCAATATCCAAAATATGCATACCAAATAGAATAACAAACTCCATGCTTCCTTGTAATCGTGTTCTATTGGATTCTACAAAAACCATCAAAGAAAGAGAATTGGCATCTGTTCAAAATTCACAAGATCATTGTGCCTCCAGA GGGATGACTTCTTTCATGTCACAAATTGGAATTAATCAGCTAAACAACTTCATATTTGTGCTAGCAGTCATGCAGATTGTGTACAGTGTTGTCACAATGGCTTTAGGAAGAGCCAAG aTGAAGCAATGGAAAAAGTGGGAGGACGAGACAAAGACCATAGAATATATGGCAGCCAATG ATCCTAATCGATTCAGATTTACAAGAGAAACCACATTTGGTCGACGCCACATTAACAAATTTACAAATATGATCCCTCAGCTTTGGATc AAATGTTTCCTGCGGCAATTCTTTCATTCAGTAGCCAAAACTGATTATCTTACATTACGCCATGGCTTCATTACG GCACATTTATCTTCAACCAAcgtcttgaattttcaaaagtaCATTGAACGATCTTTAGAGGATGATTTCAAAGTCGTCGTTGGCATAag TCCTTTCATGTGGTTAATAGTGGTCATCTTCTTGTTAGTTGACGTCCATG GTTGGAACATCTATCTTTGGGTATCATTTCTCCCACTCATA ACAGTGTTGGTGATTGGGACTAAGTTGGAGACAATTGTGGCCCAAATGGCACTTCAATTGGAAAATCAAGAAAGTGTTGTCATAGGATCCCCATTGGTGCAACCTAATGATAGTCTTTTTTGGTTTAATCAACCTCAATTTGTTTTGACCCTACTCCACTATACCCTTTTCATA AATGCATTTGAGCTGGCCTTCTTTGTTTGGGTGACG tGGCAATTTGGAATAAGTTCTTGTTATCATGAGCATGTGGAGATCATCGTTGTCAGGGTAGTTTTGGC ACTGATGGTTCAAGTACTTTGTAGTTACATTACTTTGCCTCTCTATGCTCTTGTTACACAG ATGGGTTCACATTTCAAAAGTGCATTGTTGGAAGAACATATAACACAAGCCATAAAGCATTGGCACACAGAAGTgaagaggaagaaaaagaacaagCTGCAGGAATTAGAGTCACCACATTATTCTGTTGCTACAACCAAAATTACTTctccagaaataaaattaagtgaTAGCACTCATGAAATTCAAGAGATCTCTGAAGAATCACCAAAAGTAAATATAGTCCATCCAAATGAATCACAAATAGGTGTTGATTGA
- the LOC101244877 gene encoding E3 SUMO-protein ligase SIZ1-like isoform X2, which yields MLSLFSGRVSDSGMCAQKNSVGKEEVAKLVDGIYRKMQVNGATDLASKSQIVSDSSNVKLKEEIEEDTYQMEIRCLCGSSQQADKIIQCENIRCRAWRHVSCVIIPEKRREAGSPLALPEKFYCEFCRLSRADPFWVTVSMPLFPTKWAVTSAPLDSTNQMQRIEKLFSLSRDDMELLTKQEYDVQAWCMLLNDKVEFRMQWPQYADLQVNGVPVRCINRPDSQLLGANGRDDGPIITLFSRDGMNKILLTGCDARIFCFGVRLVRRRTLVQVLNIIPKEPDGEAFDDALARIRRCIGGGTATENADSDSDLEVVADFITVNLRCPMSGSRMKVAGRFKPCVHMGCFDLDIFVEMNQRSRKWQCPICLKNYSLEHIIIDPYFNRITSQLQTCGEEVSEIEVKPDGSWRAKAEGDRRSIGDLGRWHLPDGTLLESQDIESKPRTGILKHVIQEGGSESCGLKVGLKKNRNGLWKINKPEAMQTYPQRDGVRENVENHIQNILPMSSSATVSGKEGEDPSVNQDGLINFDFPTNGFELETVSPNFAPAHGCNDRNPPGPARGAEVIVLSDSDEEDEPFISSASIYNNSHTNAPVVSFAGRPKGISASCHDNRTLFNDGNPCRGIAKNNEIMTNVWSLPTVNQCAPSFQLFGTAMHQGSINRTSSTNGYSLPADTGIGSCTLLPESSVDRMNAAMCDGSNNNTVLCDGIQGSLHIFLPLPSNASVEADVRQPGVSTGVHTEDWVSLRLGAGGGSAVANGLSSGKPLQTKDSSLNAFTDTASLVVGANEGVSLTSRRRSDGPFNFPRQRRSVRRRCLNIDSDTE from the exons ATGCTCTCACTCTTCTCCGGGAGAGTCTCTG ATTCAGGAATGTGTGCACAGAAAAATAGTGTTGGAAAGGAAGAGGTTGCCAAACTTGTTGATGGAATTTACAG AAAAATGCAAGTGAATGGGGCAACTGACCTAGCATCTAAGTCGCAAATTGTCTCGGACAGCAGTAATGTAAAGTTAAAAGAGGAAATTGAAGAAGATACTTACCAGATGGAGATTCGATGTCTCTGTGGAAGCTCGCAACAAGCTGATAAGATAATTCAG TGTGAAAATATAAGATGCCGTGCATGGCGACATGTGAGCTGTGTCATCATTCCGGAAAAACGCAGGGAAGCGGGTTCTCCTCTAGCTTTACCTGAAAAATTTTACTGTGAATTTTGCAGATTGAGTCGCGCAGATCC GTTCTGGGTGACGGTGTCAATGCCTTTATTTCCTACTAAGTGGGCTGTCACTAGTGCACCTTTAGATAG cACAAACCAAATGCAAAggattgaaaaattattttccctCAGTAGAGACGACATGGAGTTATTGACGAAGCAGGAATACGATGTTCAG GCTTGGTGCATGCTTCTCAATGACAAGGTAGAATTTAGGATGCAGTGGCCTCAGTATGCTGATTTGCAGGTCAATG GAGTTCCAGTACGTTGCATAAATAGACCTGACTCACAATTATTAGGTGCAAATGGTCGAGATGATGGTCCAATA ATCACACTATTCTCCCGAGATGGAATGAACAAAATTTTGTTAACAGGATGTGATGCTCGCATCTTTTGCTTTGGAGTTAGACTTGTACGGCGTCGTACTCTCGTACAG GTTCTCAATATTATCCCTAAAGAGCCAGATGGTGAGGCATTTGATGATGCTCTTGCTCGCATTCGTCGTTGCATTGGTGGGGGAACTGCCACTGAAAATGCTGACAGCGACAGTGACCTCGAAGTGGTTGCGGATTTTATTACAGTCAATCTTCGATGCCCT ATGAGTGGTTCAAGAATGAAAGTTGCTGGAAGGTTCAAACCTTGTGTACATATGGGCTGCTTTGATCTTGACATCTTTGTTGAAATGAATCAAAGGTCGAGGAAG TGGCAATGCCCAATCTGTCTCAAGAATTACTCTCTGGAGCATATCATTATAGATCCGTATTTCAATCGAATCACTTCTCAG CTGCAAACTTGTGGAGAAGAAGTGTCGGAAATTGAAGTGAAACCTGATGGTTCTTGGCGTGCAAAGGCAGAAGGTGATCGAAGGAGTATTGGTGATCTCGGACGGTGGCACTTACCTGATGGTACTCTTCTTGAATCTCAAGATATAGAGTCAAAGCCCAGGACTGGAATTCTTAAGCATGTTATACAGGAAGGAGGCTCTGAAAGCTGTGGACTTAAAGTTGGGTTGAAGAAGAATAGAAATGGTTTGTGGAAAATTAACAAACCTGAAGCTATGCAGACATATCCACAAAGAGATGGAGTAAGAGAGAACGTAGAAAATCATATTCAAAATATCCTTCCCATGAGCAGCAGTGCCACTGTGAGTGGCAAGGAAGGTGAAGATCCCAGTGTTAATCAGGATGGTCTCATTAACTTTGATTTCCCTACCAATGGGTTTGAACTTGAAACcgtttctccaaattttgcccCAGCACATGGTTGTAATGACCGGAACCCCCCAGGACCAGCTAGAGGTGCTGAAGTTATTGTCCTTAGTGATTCTGACGAAGAAGATGAACCATTCATCTCTTCTGCATCCATTTACAATAACAGCCATACCAATGCACCTGTAGTCTCTTTTGCGGGTAGGCCTAAAGGAATTTCAGCTTCTTGCCATGACAACCGGACACTTTTTAATGATGGGAATCCATGCCGGGGAATTGCAAAGAATAACGAAATTATGACGAATGTGTGGTCTTTGCCTACTGTTAACCAGTGTGCCCCAAGCTTTCAGTTATTTGGTACAGCTATGCATCAGGGTTCTATCAACCGTACAAGCTCTACCAATGGCTACTCGTTGCCTGCAGACACTGGCATTGGATCTTGTACTCTTCTTCCTGAATCTTCCGTTGATCGTATGAATGCTGCAATGTGTGATGGTTCAAATAACAATACCGTATTATGTGACGGTATTCAAGGATCACTTCATATATTTCTTCCTCTACCATCGAATGCATCAGTTGAGGCTGATGTGCGTCAGCCAGGTGTGTCAACTGGTGTTCACACTGAGGATTGGGTTTCACTTAGGCTCGGCGCAGGTGGGGGTTCTGCAGTTGCAAATGGGTTGAGCTCAGGGAAGCCGCTGCAAACCAAAGACTCTTCCTTGAACGCATTTACTGACACTG CTTCATTGGTTGTTGGTGCGAATGAGGGAGTATCATTGACGAGCAGGAGAAGATCAGATGGTCCATTTAATTTTCCTCGCCAACGCCGTTCTGTTAGACGGAGATGTCTAAATATTGATTCAGACACTGAATAG
- the LOC101244877 gene encoding E3 SUMO-protein ligase SIZ1-like isoform X1, with amino-acid sequence MLSCKDKLAHFRIKELKDVLTQLGLSKQGKKQDLVDRILAILSNERDSGMCAQKNSVGKEEVAKLVDGIYRKMQVNGATDLASKSQIVSDSSNVKLKEEIEEDTYQMEIRCLCGSSQQADKIIQCENIRCRAWRHVSCVIIPEKRREAGSPLALPEKFYCEFCRLSRADPFWVTVSMPLFPTKWAVTSAPLDSTNQMQRIEKLFSLSRDDMELLTKQEYDVQAWCMLLNDKVEFRMQWPQYADLQVNGVPVRCINRPDSQLLGANGRDDGPIITLFSRDGMNKILLTGCDARIFCFGVRLVRRRTLVQVLNIIPKEPDGEAFDDALARIRRCIGGGTATENADSDSDLEVVADFITVNLRCPMSGSRMKVAGRFKPCVHMGCFDLDIFVEMNQRSRKWQCPICLKNYSLEHIIIDPYFNRITSQLQTCGEEVSEIEVKPDGSWRAKAEGDRRSIGDLGRWHLPDGTLLESQDIESKPRTGILKHVIQEGGSESCGLKVGLKKNRNGLWKINKPEAMQTYPQRDGVRENVENHIQNILPMSSSATVSGKEGEDPSVNQDGLINFDFPTNGFELETVSPNFAPAHGCNDRNPPGPARGAEVIVLSDSDEEDEPFISSASIYNNSHTNAPVVSFAGRPKGISASCHDNRTLFNDGNPCRGIAKNNEIMTNVWSLPTVNQCAPSFQLFGTAMHQGSINRTSSTNGYSLPADTGIGSCTLLPESSVDRMNAAMCDGSNNNTVLCDGIQGSLHIFLPLPSNASVEADVRQPGVSTGVHTEDWVSLRLGAGGGSAVANGLSSGKPLQTKDSSLNAFTDTASLVVGANEGVSLTSRRRSDGPFNFPRQRRSVRRRCLNIDSDTE; translated from the exons GATAAATTGGCACATTTTCGAATAAAGGAGCTCAAAGATGTGCTTACTCAACTTGGTCTCTCAAAGCAAGGAAAGAAGCAG GATCTTGTTGATCGCATATTAGCTATTCTTTCAAATGAACGAG ATTCAGGAATGTGTGCACAGAAAAATAGTGTTGGAAAGGAAGAGGTTGCCAAACTTGTTGATGGAATTTACAG AAAAATGCAAGTGAATGGGGCAACTGACCTAGCATCTAAGTCGCAAATTGTCTCGGACAGCAGTAATGTAAAGTTAAAAGAGGAAATTGAAGAAGATACTTACCAGATGGAGATTCGATGTCTCTGTGGAAGCTCGCAACAAGCTGATAAGATAATTCAG TGTGAAAATATAAGATGCCGTGCATGGCGACATGTGAGCTGTGTCATCATTCCGGAAAAACGCAGGGAAGCGGGTTCTCCTCTAGCTTTACCTGAAAAATTTTACTGTGAATTTTGCAGATTGAGTCGCGCAGATCC GTTCTGGGTGACGGTGTCAATGCCTTTATTTCCTACTAAGTGGGCTGTCACTAGTGCACCTTTAGATAG cACAAACCAAATGCAAAggattgaaaaattattttccctCAGTAGAGACGACATGGAGTTATTGACGAAGCAGGAATACGATGTTCAG GCTTGGTGCATGCTTCTCAATGACAAGGTAGAATTTAGGATGCAGTGGCCTCAGTATGCTGATTTGCAGGTCAATG GAGTTCCAGTACGTTGCATAAATAGACCTGACTCACAATTATTAGGTGCAAATGGTCGAGATGATGGTCCAATA ATCACACTATTCTCCCGAGATGGAATGAACAAAATTTTGTTAACAGGATGTGATGCTCGCATCTTTTGCTTTGGAGTTAGACTTGTACGGCGTCGTACTCTCGTACAG GTTCTCAATATTATCCCTAAAGAGCCAGATGGTGAGGCATTTGATGATGCTCTTGCTCGCATTCGTCGTTGCATTGGTGGGGGAACTGCCACTGAAAATGCTGACAGCGACAGTGACCTCGAAGTGGTTGCGGATTTTATTACAGTCAATCTTCGATGCCCT ATGAGTGGTTCAAGAATGAAAGTTGCTGGAAGGTTCAAACCTTGTGTACATATGGGCTGCTTTGATCTTGACATCTTTGTTGAAATGAATCAAAGGTCGAGGAAG TGGCAATGCCCAATCTGTCTCAAGAATTACTCTCTGGAGCATATCATTATAGATCCGTATTTCAATCGAATCACTTCTCAG CTGCAAACTTGTGGAGAAGAAGTGTCGGAAATTGAAGTGAAACCTGATGGTTCTTGGCGTGCAAAGGCAGAAGGTGATCGAAGGAGTATTGGTGATCTCGGACGGTGGCACTTACCTGATGGTACTCTTCTTGAATCTCAAGATATAGAGTCAAAGCCCAGGACTGGAATTCTTAAGCATGTTATACAGGAAGGAGGCTCTGAAAGCTGTGGACTTAAAGTTGGGTTGAAGAAGAATAGAAATGGTTTGTGGAAAATTAACAAACCTGAAGCTATGCAGACATATCCACAAAGAGATGGAGTAAGAGAGAACGTAGAAAATCATATTCAAAATATCCTTCCCATGAGCAGCAGTGCCACTGTGAGTGGCAAGGAAGGTGAAGATCCCAGTGTTAATCAGGATGGTCTCATTAACTTTGATTTCCCTACCAATGGGTTTGAACTTGAAACcgtttctccaaattttgcccCAGCACATGGTTGTAATGACCGGAACCCCCCAGGACCAGCTAGAGGTGCTGAAGTTATTGTCCTTAGTGATTCTGACGAAGAAGATGAACCATTCATCTCTTCTGCATCCATTTACAATAACAGCCATACCAATGCACCTGTAGTCTCTTTTGCGGGTAGGCCTAAAGGAATTTCAGCTTCTTGCCATGACAACCGGACACTTTTTAATGATGGGAATCCATGCCGGGGAATTGCAAAGAATAACGAAATTATGACGAATGTGTGGTCTTTGCCTACTGTTAACCAGTGTGCCCCAAGCTTTCAGTTATTTGGTACAGCTATGCATCAGGGTTCTATCAACCGTACAAGCTCTACCAATGGCTACTCGTTGCCTGCAGACACTGGCATTGGATCTTGTACTCTTCTTCCTGAATCTTCCGTTGATCGTATGAATGCTGCAATGTGTGATGGTTCAAATAACAATACCGTATTATGTGACGGTATTCAAGGATCACTTCATATATTTCTTCCTCTACCATCGAATGCATCAGTTGAGGCTGATGTGCGTCAGCCAGGTGTGTCAACTGGTGTTCACACTGAGGATTGGGTTTCACTTAGGCTCGGCGCAGGTGGGGGTTCTGCAGTTGCAAATGGGTTGAGCTCAGGGAAGCCGCTGCAAACCAAAGACTCTTCCTTGAACGCATTTACTGACACTG CTTCATTGGTTGTTGGTGCGAATGAGGGAGTATCATTGACGAGCAGGAGAAGATCAGATGGTCCATTTAATTTTCCTCGCCAACGCCGTTCTGTTAGACGGAGATGTCTAAATATTGATTCAGACACTGAATAG